In Salisediminibacterium beveridgei, one DNA window encodes the following:
- a CDS encoding helix-turn-helix domain-containing protein — MSELGVRLQNARIEKGLTLDELQKKTKIQKRYLEAIEQGDFSKMPGDFYARAFVKSYCEVVGLSADQVFQEHADELPKAKKESSDLPPRVERPKTRPIKRNSKFATWLPTVVVLIFLIGIVSTLWFMNLDEGTGEDASTREEEQSQPSVDIDDELNDENAENDENDENDEENNNNENDQAINDDNDVNEEVQDEEEIDESDPELSFVELNDAGQYVYELSNAEQFDFEMNFTGGSWIQINDESGTVHTETHNDGDEISFDFTGQSEILIRLGFIHTANIFVNEMQLEYQSDSDVQNILIQHQE; from the coding sequence TTGTCTGAACTCGGTGTAAGATTACAAAATGCGAGAATTGAAAAGGGATTAACTCTCGATGAGCTCCAGAAAAAGACAAAGATTCAAAAGCGCTACCTCGAGGCAATTGAGCAGGGTGATTTTTCGAAAATGCCTGGGGATTTTTACGCACGCGCATTTGTAAAGAGTTATTGTGAAGTGGTAGGGCTCTCAGCAGATCAGGTGTTTCAAGAACATGCTGACGAATTACCGAAAGCAAAAAAGGAATCATCAGACTTACCACCTAGAGTGGAACGTCCGAAAACAAGACCGATTAAAAGAAATTCGAAATTTGCTACATGGCTTCCAACTGTCGTTGTATTGATTTTTCTGATTGGCATCGTATCGACGCTCTGGTTTATGAATCTCGATGAAGGTACAGGTGAGGATGCTTCGACAAGGGAAGAGGAACAATCACAACCATCTGTGGATATTGATGATGAGCTGAATGATGAGAACGCTGAAAACGATGAAAACGATGAGAATGATGAAGAAAATAATAATAACGAGAATGATCAAGCCATAAACGATGATAATGATGTCAATGAAGAGGTCCAGGATGAGGAAGAAATTGACGAGTCAGACCCTGAATTAAGCTTCGTTGAATTAAATGATGCAGGTCAATATGTTTATGAGCTGAGTAATGCAGAGCAGTTTGATTTTGAGATGAACTTTACCGGTGGAAGCTGGATTCAGATCAATGATGAATCTGGAACTGTTCACACTGAAACGCATAACGATGGTGATGAAATCTCGTTTGATTTCACCGGACAATCAGAAATCCTGATCAGACTTGGTTTTATTCATACAGCAAACATTTTTGTCAATGAGATGCAACTGGAGTATCAGAGTGATAGTGATGTCCAGAATATTTTGATTCAGCACCAGGAATGA
- a CDS encoding DUF3388 domain-containing protein codes for METKEWYLEYHINQNRPGLLGDVASLLGMLKINIITINGVENENRGMLIKCRDDESIQRLRYILNTMDVITLHKLREPKLRDRLAVRHGRYIVRDRDEKKIFRFVRDELGVLVDFMAELFMKDGHRLIGIRGMPRVGKTESIVAASVCANKRWSFLSSTLLRQTIRSQLADDEMNQDNIYIIDGIVSTMRASERHRLLVSEMMRLPSTKVVEHPDIFVRETEYTLDDFDYIIELRSDEKEEITYEQVESGFSSFDIS; via the coding sequence ATGGAAACCAAAGAATGGTATTTGGAATACCACATTAATCAAAACAGGCCGGGTCTTCTTGGTGATGTGGCATCACTTCTGGGGATGCTGAAAATTAATATTATCACCATCAATGGTGTAGAGAACGAAAATCGCGGTATGCTGATAAAATGTAGAGATGATGAATCGATTCAACGGCTTAGATATATTTTGAACACGATGGATGTCATAACGTTACATAAACTTCGGGAACCGAAGTTAAGAGACCGTTTGGCTGTCCGTCATGGCCGTTACATTGTCCGCGATCGTGATGAAAAGAAAATCTTCCGCTTTGTTCGCGATGAACTGGGTGTCCTGGTCGATTTTATGGCTGAGCTGTTCATGAAAGATGGGCACAGGCTCATTGGTATCAGAGGGATGCCAAGGGTTGGGAAAACAGAATCGATTGTAGCTGCAAGTGTCTGCGCGAATAAGCGCTGGTCATTCCTCTCGTCGACCTTGTTAAGGCAGACAATAAGAAGTCAACTGGCGGACGATGAGATGAATCAGGACAACATTTATATCATCGATGGAATTGTCTCCACAATGAGAGCTAGTGAAAGACATCGTTTGCTTGTCTCGGAAATGATGCGCCTTCCATCAACAAAAGTGGTTGAACATCCTGATATTTTTGTACGTGAAACAGAATATACGCTTGATGATTTTGATTATATCATTGAACTGAGAAGTGATGAAAAAGAGGAGATCACATATGAACAAGTCGAATCCGGATTTTCGTCATTTGATATCAGTTAG
- the ymfI gene encoding elongation factor P 5-aminopentanone reductase, producing the protein MKRKRVWITGASGDIGYAIAEEAAKTGSDLVLHCFRNEQPLRRLSSNYPELDIRIVQCDFTDSLRTLECFHSMPCPDVFVHCAGYSDPKLFQEEEHDSIRAQMQSDLITPMLLIRSFIPDMISRRAGNILFITSIWGQTGASMEVLYSTVKSGQHGLVRSLADELGPSGIRVNGIAPGIIHTRMVSNYSKQDIDAIKREIPAGRLGHPEDIAHTTMFLTGEGADYINGQIIGVNGGWHRG; encoded by the coding sequence GTGAAAAGGAAGAGAGTCTGGATAACTGGTGCGAGTGGAGACATCGGATATGCCATAGCAGAAGAGGCTGCAAAAACGGGCAGTGACCTGGTTCTACATTGTTTTCGGAATGAACAACCGCTTCGGAGGCTTAGTTCAAACTATCCTGAATTGGATATCCGCATTGTTCAATGCGATTTCACAGATTCTCTTCGGACATTGGAGTGTTTTCATTCAATGCCATGTCCAGATGTTTTTGTTCATTGCGCCGGCTACTCTGATCCGAAGCTGTTTCAAGAAGAAGAACACGACTCAATACGTGCTCAAATGCAATCAGATTTGATCACTCCGATGCTGTTGATCCGTTCATTCATTCCGGATATGATTTCAAGGCGAGCAGGTAATATTCTGTTTATCACGTCGATTTGGGGGCAGACCGGTGCTTCCATGGAGGTGTTATACTCTACTGTCAAATCTGGTCAGCATGGCCTTGTCCGCTCTCTTGCCGACGAATTGGGCCCTTCGGGTATCCGTGTGAATGGGATAGCACCTGGGATCATTCATACTCGAATGGTATCCAATTATTCAAAACAAGACATCGATGCAATCAAACGTGAAATCCCGGCTGGACGATTGGGGCATCCAGAGGATATTGCACATACGACAATGTTTCTCACAGGCGAAGGAGCGGATTATATCAATGGTCAAATCATTGGTGTAAATGGAGGATGGCACAGGGGTTGA